One part of the Phacochoerus africanus isolate WHEZ1 chromosome 7, ROS_Pafr_v1, whole genome shotgun sequence genome encodes these proteins:
- the NCKAP5L gene encoding nck-associated protein 5-like isoform X2, which produces MDPLDPACPGPAQHLILPARASLTCLMSEAMDQPAESPGNPKPGEGGDGSMEPGTCQELLHRLRELEAENSALAQANENQRETYERCLDEVANHVVQALLNQKDLREECIKLKKRVFDLERQNQMLSALFQQKLQLTAGSLPQIPLAPLQPPSEPPASPSLSSAEGPATSLPLGRCAGQREVCWEQQLRPGGPGPPAAPPPALDALSPFLRKKAQILEVLRALEETDPLLLCSPATPWQPTGEGPGSPEPINGELCGPPQPGPSPWAPYLLLGPGSLGGLLHWERLLGGPGEEEGAGLSWGPGRGSLQAQGTGSGPPCAPGSSSSSSSDEAGDPNEAPSPDTLLGALARKQLNLGQLLEDTESYLQAFLAGAACPLSGDHPAPRQPSSPDPGPPQLSKSKGLPKSVWAGGTPEAHRPGFGATSEGQGPLPFLSVFMGAGDAPLGARPGHPHSSSQVKSKLQIGPPSPGEAQGPLLPSPARGLKFLKLPPASEKVPSPGGPQLSPQLPRNSRIPCRNSGSDGSPSPLLARRGLGGGELSPEGPQGLPTSPSPCVTTPDSAQLRPPQPALPTALSPGPVVSPCYENILDLSRSPFRGPSPEPPPSPLQVPTYPQLTLEVPRAPEVLRSPGVPSSPCLPESCPYESTQEKSLDKAGSESPHPGRRPPGSSSKKPGQGAGRRPGDPGFTPLRDRLAALGKLKTGPEGPQGPEKNGVPTRPGTEKARGAGRSGESPGDMVPPASRPPEPPEVKGALRGAVASGTSSLKQQEPGLLGDPGARVYSSHSMGGRVDLEPISPRSCLTKVELAKSRLAGALCPQVPRTPAKVPASAPSLGKPNKSPHGSPTKLPSKSPTKVAPRPVGPPATKEAPKADKGKGPPWADCGGTVAQPAPPAPGPADPSPGPEGRPPHSAIEEKVMKGIEENVLRLQGQERAPSTEAKHRNTSSIASWFGLKKSKLPALNRRTEATKGKEGASGGSPLRKEVKVEARKLEAESLNISKLMAKAEDLRRALEEEKAYLSSRARPRPGGPVPGPTAGLGQVQGQLAGMYQGADTFMQQLLNRVDGKELPPKSWREPKPEYGDFQPVASDPKNPWPACGPRNGLVGPLQGCGKPPGKPSSEPGRREEMPSEDNLTEPVPTSHFTACGSLTRTLDSGIGTFPPPDHGSSGTPSKNLPKTKPPRLEPPPGVPPARPPPLTKVPRRAHTLEREVPGIEELLVSGRHPSMPAFPALLTAAPGHRGHQTCPDDPCEDPGPPPPVQLAKNWTFPNARAAGGSSDPFLCPPRPLEGLPRTPMALPVDRKQNLEPSRPAPALQGPAFGGSRTPSTSDVGEEGRVASGGPPGLETSESLSDSLYDSLSSCGSQG; this is translated from the exons CCTGCCAGGGCTTCTCTCACTTGCCTGATGTCAGAGGCCATGGACCAGCCGGCTGAGAGCCCTGGAAACCCGAAGCCTGGAGAGGGTGGTGATGGCAGCATGGAGCCGGGCACCTGCCAGGAGCTCTTGCACCGGCTGCGGGAgctggag gcAGAGAACTCGGCACTTGCCCAGGCCAACGAAAACCAGCGGGAGACCTACGAACGCTGTCTGGACGAG GTTGCCAACCACGTGGTGCAGGCACTGCTGAACCAAAAG GACCTGCGGGAGGAGTGCATCAAGCTGAAGAAGAGGGTGTTTGACCTGGAACGGCAGAACCAGATGCTGAGCGCGTtgtttcagcagaaactccagcTCACGGCAGGCTCCCTCCCTCAG ATCCCACTCGCCCCACTCCAGCCACCGTCAGAGCCCCCAGCCTCCCCGTCCCTGAGCTCCGCCGAGGGACCGGCCACCTCGCTGCCTCTGGGACGTTGTGCTGGACAGAGAGAG GTGTGTTGGGAGCAGCAGCTGCGGCCCGGAGGCCCAGGACCCCcagccgcccctcccccagcgctGGATGCCCTATCCCCGTTCCTTCGCAAGAAGGCCCAGATCCTGGAGGTGCTGAGAGCCCTGGAAGAGACTGACCCCTTGCTCCTCTGCTCACCTGCCACCCCCTGGCAGCCTACAGGCGAGGGCCCCGGCTCCCCAGAGCCCATCAACGGCGAGCTGTGTGGCCCGCCCCAGCCTGGGCCCTCTCCCTGGGCCCCCTACCTGCTGCTAGGTCCTGGTAGCCTGGGAGGCCTGCTGCACTGGGAGCGCCTCTTGGGGggcccaggggaggaggagggtgctGGGCTGTCATGGGGCCCTGGTCGGGGCTCCCTGCAGGCCCAGGGCACGGGTTCTGGGCCTCCCTGTGCCCCAGgcagcagctcctcctcctcttctgatgAGGCAGGTGACCCCAATGAGGCCCCCAGTCCTGACACCCTGCTTGGGGCCCTGGCCCGAAAACAGTTGAACCTGGGCCAGCTCCTTGAAGACACAGAGTCTTACCTACAGGCCTTCTTGGCCGGGGCTGCTTGCCCACTCAGCGGGGACCACCCGGCTCCCAGGCAGCCATCCTCCCCAGACCCGGGGCCCCCGCAACTGTCCAAGTCCAAAGGCCTCCCCAAGTCAGTTTGGGCCGGGGGTACCCCAGAGGCCCACAGGCCGGGCTTCGGTGCTACCTCAGAGGGCCAGgggcccctccccttcctcagcGTGTTCATGGGTGCAGGGGACGCCCCCCTGGGTGCTCGGCCTGGCCACCCCCACTCCTCATCTCAGGTGAAAAGCAAGCTCCAAATTGGTCCCCCTTCTCCTGGGGAAGCCCAGGGACCCCTTCTGCCCTCTCCAGCCAGAGGTCTCAAGTTTCTAAAGCTGCCTCCAGCCTCAGAGAAGGTCCCTAGCCCAGGGGGCCCCCAGCTCAGCCCCCAGCTCCCCCGGAACTCTCGAATTCCCTGTCGGAACAGTGGTTCAGATGGCAGCCCCTCCCCGCTCCTGGCCCGCAGGGGTCTGGGCGGAGGAGAGCTGTCCCCAGAGGGGCCACAGGGCCTGCCCACCAGCCCCTCACCCTGCGTCACAACCCCAGACTCCGCACAGCTCAGACCTCCCCAGCCAGCCTTGCCCACTGCGCTTTCCCCGGGACCAGTGGTGTCTCCTTGCTATGAGAACATTCTGGACCTTTCCCGGAGCCCCTTTAGGGGgccttccccagagcctcctcCATCCCCCCTGCAGGTGCCCACCTACCCCCAACTAACTCTGGAGGTGCCCCGGGCCCCTGAGGTCCTCAGGAGCCCTGGAGTCCCATCCAGCCCTTGCCTCCCAGAATCCTGCCCCTATGAGAGCACCCAAGAGAAGAGTTTGGACAAGGCAGGCTCGGAGTCTCCCCATCCTGGCCGCAGGCCCCCAGGCAGCTCATCCAAGAAGCCTGGCCAGGGGGCAGGGCGGCGACCTGGGGATCCTGGCTTTACCCCCTTGAGGGACAGACTGGCAGCCCTGGGCAAACTGAAGACTGGCCCCGAGGGGCCCCAGGGCCCAGAAAAGAATGGGGTGCCaaccaggcctggcacagagaaggccCGGGGAGCAGGAAGGTCAGGGGAGAGTCCTGGGGACATGGTGCCCCCTGCCTCCAGGCCCCCTGAGCCACCAGAAGTCAAGGGGGCTCTGCGGGGGGCGGTGGCCTCAGGCACAAGCAGCCTGAAACAACAGGAACCTGGGCTCCTGGGAGACCCTGGGGCCCGTGTCTACTCCTCCCACTCCATGGGGGGCCGGGTGGACCTGGAGCCTATCTCACCAAGGAGCTGCCTCACCAAAGTGGAGCTGGCCAAGAGCCGGTTGGCAGGGGCCCTGTGTCCCCAGGTACCCCGCACCCCTGCCAAAGTGccagcctcagcccccagcctgggcaagCCCAATAAGAGCCCCCATGGCAGCCCGACAAAGCTGCCTTCTAAGTCACCCACCAAGGTGGCACCCCGACCTGTGGGCCCACCAGCCACCAAGGAGGCCCCCAAGGCGGACAAGGGGAAGGGCCCGCCTTGGGCAGACTGTGGCGGGACGGTGGCCCAGCCTGCACCCCCAGCGCCTGGCCCTGCcgaccccagcccaggccccgaGGGGCGGCCCCCACACTCAGCCATCGAGGAGAAGGTGATGAAGGGCATCGAGGAGAATGTGCTGCGGCTTCAGGGCCAGGAGCGGGCGCCCAGCACCGAGGCCAAGCACCGCAACACCAGCAGCATCGCCAGCTGGTTCGGCCTTAAGAAGAGCAAGCTGCCAGCGCTGAACCGCCGCACAGAGGCCACCAAGGGCAAGGAAGGGGCCAGCGGGGGCTCCCCGCTCCGGAAGGAGGTCAAAGTAGAAGCCCGGAAGCTGGAGGCTGAGAGCCTCAACATCTCCAAGCTGATGGCGAAGGCGGAAGACCTGCGCCGGGCgctggaggaggagaaggccTACCTGAGCAGCAGGGCCCGGCCGCGGCCTGGAGGCCCAGTGCCAGGGCCCACTGCAGGCCTGGGGCAGGTGCAGGGCCAGCTGGCCGGCATGTACCAGGGGGCGGACACCTTCATGCAGCAACTGCTCAACAG GGTGGATGGCAAGGAGCTGCCCCCTAAGAGCTGGCGGGAGCCCAAACCTGAGTATGGTGATTTCCAGCCAGTGGCCTCTGACCCTAAGAACCCCTGGCCAGCCTGCGGGCCCCGAAATGGCCTGGTGGGCCCACTTCAGGGTTGCGGAAAACCTCCTGGGAAG CCAAGCAGCGAGCCAGGGAGGCGGGAAGAGATGCCCTCAGAGGACAATCTGACCGAGCCAGTGCCCACGTCACACTTCACAG cctgtggctcTTTGACTCGAACCCTGGACAGTGGCATTGGGACCTTCCCACCCCCAGACCATGGCAGCAGTGGGACCCCCAGCAAGAATCTGCCCAAGACCAAGCCACCTCGGCTGGAACCCCCGCCCGGGGTgcccccagcccggcccccaCCGCTTACCAAAGTCCCCCGCCGTGCCCACACGCTGGAGCGTGAGGTGCCCGGCATAGAGGAGCTGCTGGTGAGCGGGCGGCACCCCAGCATGCCAGCCTTCCCGGCCCTGCTCACTGCTGCTCCCGGCCACCGGGGCCATCAGACCTGTCCCGACG ATCCCTGTGAAGAcccaggccctccccctcccGTCCAGCTGGCTAAGAACTGGACCTTCCCCAACGCAAGGGCAGCCGGCGGCTCCTCTGACCCTTTCCTGTGCCCTCCCCGGCCACTGGAGGGGCTACCCAGGACCCCCATG gccctgcccgTGGACCGCAAGCAGAACCTGGAGCCCAGCAGGCCAGCCCCTGCGCTCCAGGGCCCGGCGTTTGGGGGCAgccgcacccccagcacatcGGATGTGGGCGAGGAAGGGAGAGTGGCCAGCGGGGGCCCCCCGGGGCTGGAGACCTCGGAGTCTCTGAGTGACTCGCTCTACGACTCGCTGTCCTCCTGCGGGAGTCAGGGCTGA
- the NCKAP5L gene encoding nck-associated protein 5-like isoform X4, whose translation MSEAMDQPAESPGNPKPGEGGDGSMEPGTCQELLHRLRELEAENSALAQANENQRETYERCLDEVANHVVQALLNQKDLREECIKLKKRVFDLERQNQMLSALFQQKLQLTAGSLPQIPLAPLQPPSEPPASPSLSSAEGPATSLPLGRCAGQREVCWEQQLRPGGPGPPAAPPPALDALSPFLRKKAQILEVLRALEETDPLLLCSPATPWQPTGEGPGSPEPINGELCGPPQPGPSPWAPYLLLGPGSLGGLLHWERLLGGPGEEEGAGLSWGPGRGSLQAQGTGSGPPCAPGSSSSSSSDEAGDPNEAPSPDTLLGALARKQLNLGQLLEDTESYLQAFLAGAACPLSGDHPAPRQPSSPDPGPPQLSKSKGLPKSVWAGGTPEAHRPGFGATSEGQGPLPFLSVFMGAGDAPLGARPGHPHSSSQVKSKLQIGPPSPGEAQGPLLPSPARGLKFLKLPPASEKVPSPGGPQLSPQLPRNSRIPCRNSGSDGSPSPLLARRGLGGGELSPEGPQGLPTSPSPCVTTPDSAQLRPPQPALPTALSPGPVVSPCYENILDLSRSPFRGPSPEPPPSPLQVPTYPQLTLEVPRAPEVLRSPGVPSSPCLPESCPYESTQEKSLDKAGSESPHPGRRPPGSSSKKPGQGAGRRPGDPGFTPLRDRLAALGKLKTGPEGPQGPEKNGVPTRPGTEKARGAGRSGESPGDMVPPASRPPEPPEVKGALRGAVASGTSSLKQQEPGLLGDPGARVYSSHSMGGRVDLEPISPRSCLTKVELAKSRLAGALCPQVPRTPAKVPASAPSLGKPNKSPHGSPTKLPSKSPTKVAPRPVGPPATKEAPKADKGKGPPWADCGGTVAQPAPPAPGPADPSPGPEGRPPHSAIEEKVMKGIEENVLRLQGQERAPSTEAKHRNTSSIASWFGLKKSKLPALNRRTEATKGKEGASGGSPLRKEVKVEARKLEAESLNISKLMAKAEDLRRALEEEKAYLSSRARPRPGGPVPGPTAGLGQVQGQLAGMYQGADTFMQQLLNRVDGKELPPKSWREPKPEYGDFQPVASDPKNPWPACGPRNGLVGPLQGCGKPPGKPSSEPGRREEMPSEDNLTEPVPTSHFTACGSLTRTLDSGIGTFPPPDHGSSGTPSKNLPKTKPPRLEPPPGVPPARPPPLTKVPRRAHTLEREVPGIEELLVSGRHPSMPAFPALLTAAPGHRGHQTCPDDPCEDPGPPPPVQLAKNWTFPNARAAGGSSDPFLCPPRPLEGLPRTPMALPVDRKQNLEPSRPAPALQGPAFGGSRTPSTSDVGEEGRVASGGPPGLETSESLSDSLYDSLSSCGSQG comes from the exons ATGTCAGAGGCCATGGACCAGCCGGCTGAGAGCCCTGGAAACCCGAAGCCTGGAGAGGGTGGTGATGGCAGCATGGAGCCGGGCACCTGCCAGGAGCTCTTGCACCGGCTGCGGGAgctggag gcAGAGAACTCGGCACTTGCCCAGGCCAACGAAAACCAGCGGGAGACCTACGAACGCTGTCTGGACGAG GTTGCCAACCACGTGGTGCAGGCACTGCTGAACCAAAAG GACCTGCGGGAGGAGTGCATCAAGCTGAAGAAGAGGGTGTTTGACCTGGAACGGCAGAACCAGATGCTGAGCGCGTtgtttcagcagaaactccagcTCACGGCAGGCTCCCTCCCTCAG ATCCCACTCGCCCCACTCCAGCCACCGTCAGAGCCCCCAGCCTCCCCGTCCCTGAGCTCCGCCGAGGGACCGGCCACCTCGCTGCCTCTGGGACGTTGTGCTGGACAGAGAGAG GTGTGTTGGGAGCAGCAGCTGCGGCCCGGAGGCCCAGGACCCCcagccgcccctcccccagcgctGGATGCCCTATCCCCGTTCCTTCGCAAGAAGGCCCAGATCCTGGAGGTGCTGAGAGCCCTGGAAGAGACTGACCCCTTGCTCCTCTGCTCACCTGCCACCCCCTGGCAGCCTACAGGCGAGGGCCCCGGCTCCCCAGAGCCCATCAACGGCGAGCTGTGTGGCCCGCCCCAGCCTGGGCCCTCTCCCTGGGCCCCCTACCTGCTGCTAGGTCCTGGTAGCCTGGGAGGCCTGCTGCACTGGGAGCGCCTCTTGGGGggcccaggggaggaggagggtgctGGGCTGTCATGGGGCCCTGGTCGGGGCTCCCTGCAGGCCCAGGGCACGGGTTCTGGGCCTCCCTGTGCCCCAGgcagcagctcctcctcctcttctgatgAGGCAGGTGACCCCAATGAGGCCCCCAGTCCTGACACCCTGCTTGGGGCCCTGGCCCGAAAACAGTTGAACCTGGGCCAGCTCCTTGAAGACACAGAGTCTTACCTACAGGCCTTCTTGGCCGGGGCTGCTTGCCCACTCAGCGGGGACCACCCGGCTCCCAGGCAGCCATCCTCCCCAGACCCGGGGCCCCCGCAACTGTCCAAGTCCAAAGGCCTCCCCAAGTCAGTTTGGGCCGGGGGTACCCCAGAGGCCCACAGGCCGGGCTTCGGTGCTACCTCAGAGGGCCAGgggcccctccccttcctcagcGTGTTCATGGGTGCAGGGGACGCCCCCCTGGGTGCTCGGCCTGGCCACCCCCACTCCTCATCTCAGGTGAAAAGCAAGCTCCAAATTGGTCCCCCTTCTCCTGGGGAAGCCCAGGGACCCCTTCTGCCCTCTCCAGCCAGAGGTCTCAAGTTTCTAAAGCTGCCTCCAGCCTCAGAGAAGGTCCCTAGCCCAGGGGGCCCCCAGCTCAGCCCCCAGCTCCCCCGGAACTCTCGAATTCCCTGTCGGAACAGTGGTTCAGATGGCAGCCCCTCCCCGCTCCTGGCCCGCAGGGGTCTGGGCGGAGGAGAGCTGTCCCCAGAGGGGCCACAGGGCCTGCCCACCAGCCCCTCACCCTGCGTCACAACCCCAGACTCCGCACAGCTCAGACCTCCCCAGCCAGCCTTGCCCACTGCGCTTTCCCCGGGACCAGTGGTGTCTCCTTGCTATGAGAACATTCTGGACCTTTCCCGGAGCCCCTTTAGGGGgccttccccagagcctcctcCATCCCCCCTGCAGGTGCCCACCTACCCCCAACTAACTCTGGAGGTGCCCCGGGCCCCTGAGGTCCTCAGGAGCCCTGGAGTCCCATCCAGCCCTTGCCTCCCAGAATCCTGCCCCTATGAGAGCACCCAAGAGAAGAGTTTGGACAAGGCAGGCTCGGAGTCTCCCCATCCTGGCCGCAGGCCCCCAGGCAGCTCATCCAAGAAGCCTGGCCAGGGGGCAGGGCGGCGACCTGGGGATCCTGGCTTTACCCCCTTGAGGGACAGACTGGCAGCCCTGGGCAAACTGAAGACTGGCCCCGAGGGGCCCCAGGGCCCAGAAAAGAATGGGGTGCCaaccaggcctggcacagagaaggccCGGGGAGCAGGAAGGTCAGGGGAGAGTCCTGGGGACATGGTGCCCCCTGCCTCCAGGCCCCCTGAGCCACCAGAAGTCAAGGGGGCTCTGCGGGGGGCGGTGGCCTCAGGCACAAGCAGCCTGAAACAACAGGAACCTGGGCTCCTGGGAGACCCTGGGGCCCGTGTCTACTCCTCCCACTCCATGGGGGGCCGGGTGGACCTGGAGCCTATCTCACCAAGGAGCTGCCTCACCAAAGTGGAGCTGGCCAAGAGCCGGTTGGCAGGGGCCCTGTGTCCCCAGGTACCCCGCACCCCTGCCAAAGTGccagcctcagcccccagcctgggcaagCCCAATAAGAGCCCCCATGGCAGCCCGACAAAGCTGCCTTCTAAGTCACCCACCAAGGTGGCACCCCGACCTGTGGGCCCACCAGCCACCAAGGAGGCCCCCAAGGCGGACAAGGGGAAGGGCCCGCCTTGGGCAGACTGTGGCGGGACGGTGGCCCAGCCTGCACCCCCAGCGCCTGGCCCTGCcgaccccagcccaggccccgaGGGGCGGCCCCCACACTCAGCCATCGAGGAGAAGGTGATGAAGGGCATCGAGGAGAATGTGCTGCGGCTTCAGGGCCAGGAGCGGGCGCCCAGCACCGAGGCCAAGCACCGCAACACCAGCAGCATCGCCAGCTGGTTCGGCCTTAAGAAGAGCAAGCTGCCAGCGCTGAACCGCCGCACAGAGGCCACCAAGGGCAAGGAAGGGGCCAGCGGGGGCTCCCCGCTCCGGAAGGAGGTCAAAGTAGAAGCCCGGAAGCTGGAGGCTGAGAGCCTCAACATCTCCAAGCTGATGGCGAAGGCGGAAGACCTGCGCCGGGCgctggaggaggagaaggccTACCTGAGCAGCAGGGCCCGGCCGCGGCCTGGAGGCCCAGTGCCAGGGCCCACTGCAGGCCTGGGGCAGGTGCAGGGCCAGCTGGCCGGCATGTACCAGGGGGCGGACACCTTCATGCAGCAACTGCTCAACAG GGTGGATGGCAAGGAGCTGCCCCCTAAGAGCTGGCGGGAGCCCAAACCTGAGTATGGTGATTTCCAGCCAGTGGCCTCTGACCCTAAGAACCCCTGGCCAGCCTGCGGGCCCCGAAATGGCCTGGTGGGCCCACTTCAGGGTTGCGGAAAACCTCCTGGGAAG CCAAGCAGCGAGCCAGGGAGGCGGGAAGAGATGCCCTCAGAGGACAATCTGACCGAGCCAGTGCCCACGTCACACTTCACAG cctgtggctcTTTGACTCGAACCCTGGACAGTGGCATTGGGACCTTCCCACCCCCAGACCATGGCAGCAGTGGGACCCCCAGCAAGAATCTGCCCAAGACCAAGCCACCTCGGCTGGAACCCCCGCCCGGGGTgcccccagcccggcccccaCCGCTTACCAAAGTCCCCCGCCGTGCCCACACGCTGGAGCGTGAGGTGCCCGGCATAGAGGAGCTGCTGGTGAGCGGGCGGCACCCCAGCATGCCAGCCTTCCCGGCCCTGCTCACTGCTGCTCCCGGCCACCGGGGCCATCAGACCTGTCCCGACG ATCCCTGTGAAGAcccaggccctccccctcccGTCCAGCTGGCTAAGAACTGGACCTTCCCCAACGCAAGGGCAGCCGGCGGCTCCTCTGACCCTTTCCTGTGCCCTCCCCGGCCACTGGAGGGGCTACCCAGGACCCCCATG gccctgcccgTGGACCGCAAGCAGAACCTGGAGCCCAGCAGGCCAGCCCCTGCGCTCCAGGGCCCGGCGTTTGGGGGCAgccgcacccccagcacatcGGATGTGGGCGAGGAAGGGAGAGTGGCCAGCGGGGGCCCCCCGGGGCTGGAGACCTCGGAGTCTCTGAGTGACTCGCTCTACGACTCGCTGTCCTCCTGCGGGAGTCAGGGCTGA